In bacterium, a single window of DNA contains:
- a CDS encoding YidC/Oxa1 family membrane protein insertase, with the protein MMPIIFTFVFLKMPSGLVIYWLTNSLLTIGIQYYLLRRESSVEVVK; encoded by the coding sequence ATGATGCCCATTATTTTCACGTTCGTGTTTCTCAAAATGCCGTCGGGTTTGGTGATCTACTGGCTCACCAACAGTTTGTTGACCATCGGTATTCAATACTATCTGCTGCGGAGAGAATCTTCCGTTGAGGTTGTGAAATGA
- the yidC gene encoding membrane protein insertase YidC → MAQEEHYYSIRRVVPVPLHPSESRLDTASFFVGPKVYLDLKEMGIGLERAVDFGYFAPFGRLIHRALFTIHKVTGNYGWAIILLTFIIQILVIPLTVKSFKHGQKMKAIQPQMKRLQELHKGDARRLNSEMLALYQRHGMKFMGMEGCVPMLIQLPVFWALFSTLRNTFELRHAPWLGWVQDLSAHDPFYVLPVLMGAGMFVQQK, encoded by the coding sequence GTGGCGCAGGAAGAACATTATTATTCCATCCGGCGGGTTGTGCCTGTGCCGTTGCACCCGAGCGAATCCCGTTTGGACACGGCATCCTTTTTTGTCGGGCCGAAGGTTTATCTGGACCTCAAAGAGATGGGGATCGGATTGGAACGTGCCGTGGACTTTGGCTATTTTGCCCCGTTTGGGCGGTTAATTCACCGCGCCCTCTTCACGATCCATAAAGTCACAGGCAACTACGGATGGGCCATCATTCTCCTCACGTTCATCATTCAAATTTTGGTGATTCCGCTCACGGTGAAAAGTTTTAAACACGGCCAAAAAATGAAAGCCATTCAACCTCAAATGAAGCGGCTTCAAGAACTGCATAAGGGCGACGCGCGACGACTGAACAGCGAGATGCTGGCCCTCTATCAGCGGCACGGAATGAAGTTTATGGGGATGGAAGGCTGTGTGCCCATGCTGATCCAGTTGCCCGTTTTCTGGGCGTTGTTTTCCACGTTGAGGAACACCTTTGAATTGCGCCACGCCCCTTGGTTGGGCTGGGTTCAGGATCTTTCGGCCCACGATCCGTTTTACGTGTTGCCAGTTCTTATGGGGGCGGGGATGTTCGTCCAGCAAAAATGA
- the yidD gene encoding membrane protein insertion efficiency factor YidD, producing MATPSVRNALIFFVRLYQSAGFFWKPRCRYWPTCSEYSREALERHGAWCGLLLTVRRLARCRPWGGHGYDPVPQMTKVSP from the coding sequence ATGGCCACTCCCTCTGTGCGTAACGCTTTAATTTTTTTTGTTCGACTGTACCAATCCGCGGGTTTCTTTTGGAAACCCCGGTGTCGGTACTGGCCCACCTGCTCGGAATATTCCCGGGAAGCGCTTGAGCGCCACGGCGCCTGGTGTGGTCTTCTCCTCACCGTTCGTCGGCTTGCCCGTTGTCGCCCCTGGGGCGGTCACGGCTACGACCCGGTACCTCAAATGACAAAGGTCTCCCCATGA
- the rnpA gene encoding ribonuclease P protein component, whose protein sequence is MEGNGAEDGTVFFDRSVGDFTFQRHERLSGPDFKRAMRTGRRRVGQCVTLWAYHRPDTPPPPARLGVVVARRHGGAVQRNLFKRRTREVFRTHKPWPRGWDFVVAPKTPGPFPPPTPRCGGCAEHNP, encoded by the coding sequence ATGGAAGGGAATGGGGCGGAGGACGGGACGGTTTTTTTCGATCGGTCCGTGGGGGATTTCACATTTCAGCGGCACGAACGTCTCTCCGGGCCCGATTTTAAACGGGCCATGCGAACCGGACGACGTCGGGTGGGGCAATGCGTGACGTTGTGGGCCTATCACCGGCCCGACACGCCGCCGCCACCCGCCCGACTGGGCGTGGTGGTTGCTCGTCGGCACGGGGGCGCGGTCCAGCGGAATCTCTTTAAACGCCGAACGCGGGAAGTCTTCCGGACGCATAAGCCCTGGCCACGGGGGTGGGATTTTGTGGTGGCGCCAAAAACACCCGGCCCGTTTCCCCCGCCTACACCGCGTTGCGGAGGATGTGCTGAACACAATCCGTAA
- the rpmH gene encoding 50S ribosomal protein L34, giving the protein MTKRTFQPHKRRRKKTIGFRARMATVGGRRVIKRRRQKGRWKLNP; this is encoded by the coding sequence ATGACCAAACGAACCTTTCAACCTCATAAACGTCGGCGCAAGAAAACCATCGGTTTTCGCGCGCGGATGGCCACGGTCGGCGGGCGGCGTGTCATTAAACGGCGCCGCCAAAAAGGCCGTTGGAAACTAAACCCGTAA
- a CDS encoding 4Fe-4S binding protein, with protein MTTPTPTRKSRTIAKISADLCTGCEACIAVAPHDTCIVKASTDVTQPTGLIVCDVQPDVCTGCTLCMRICPWDAITMVPRPNA; from the coding sequence ATGACAACGCCCACCCCCACCCGAAAGTCCCGCACCATCGCCAAAATTTCGGCGGATCTCTGCACGGGGTGCGAGGCGTGCATCGCCGTGGCGCCCCACGACACCTGCATCGTGAAAGCGTCCACCGACGTCACCCAACCGACGGGGCTAATTGTGTGTGACGTTCAGCCCGATGTCTGTACCGGGTGCACCCTCTGCATGCGTATTTGCCCCTGGGACGCCATCACCATGGTCCCCCGCCCCAACGCCTAG
- a CDS encoding DNA starvation/stationary phase protection protein, with amino-acid sequence MSPLKTITEEQRKEIAQGLSVLLADSYTLYLKTHNYHWNVTGPMFQTLHLMFEQHYTELALAVDLIAERIRALGQPAPGSYAQFSKLTSVKEAVGVPKAQEMIRELLVAHETVIQTARQTFPAAEKAADQATMDLLTQRLQLHEKTAWMLGSLLEG; translated from the coding sequence ATGTCGCCATTGAAAACGATCACCGAAGAACAGCGGAAAGAAATTGCCCAGGGGTTATCGGTCCTGTTAGCGGACAGCTACACCCTGTATTTGAAAACCCACAATTACCATTGGAACGTGACCGGTCCCATGTTTCAGACGTTGCATCTCATGTTCGAACAACATTACACCGAATTGGCTTTGGCCGTGGATTTAATCGCCGAACGGATTCGCGCATTGGGTCAACCGGCTCCCGGCTCCTACGCTCAATTCAGTAAGCTCACGTCGGTCAAAGAAGCGGTCGGTGTTCCCAAAGCTCAGGAGATGATCCGCGAACTCTTGGTGGCGCATGAAACCGTGATCCAAACCGCACGCCAAACGTTCCCGGCCGCGGAAAAAGCGGCGGACCAGGCCACAATGGACCTTCTTACACAGCGCCTGCAATTGCATGAAAAAACAGCGTGGATGTTGGGGAGTCTTTTAGAAGGCTAG